In the genome of Danio rerio strain Tuebingen ecotype United States chromosome 23, GRCz12tu, whole genome shotgun sequence, one region contains:
- the zmp:0000001139 gene encoding basement membrane-specific heparan sulfate proteoglycan core protein isoform X2, with the protein MEHFIIVLLTATVYTQVTAQNTNPPLSISKPSISRDPSHTVLYSSETVTLHCQVSNGPPALQYDWYKDSTDLNHHEGSFSAETSGIYECKAKKESSESDKSDTYTLDLQAIPTPTLSKPTYTEVYTSETVSLKCEIQGRTESWTYQWLKSGEKLQETTSQLVIQSAKTDHSGDYKCKGILQGRVETSDSNSVKVNIHAIPTPTLSKPTNKEVYTTEKVSLKCEIQGRTESWTYQWFKGGEKLQETTSKLDIQSAKTDHSGDYKCKGNLQGRVETSDSNSVRVNIHTIPTPTLSKPTYTEVYTSETVSLKCEIPGRTEHWNYQWFKGEEKLQEAKSQLDIRSATKDDSGVYKCKGILQGRVETPESDSVTINIHEPPQPKLSIESEWKSFYQTEKVTLKCSVDGDSNEWSYEWLKDATQLPKDKDDVSLSGKTLTISSAKAIHSGFYTCKGIHQTRKPVTTIESEKLQLQVAGVTPKPDIRKNQWFKPFYTGEEIQLDCSMNGTGWKYSWHNVKESKQMNTNSALTIGSASVSDTSGYLCKAKRGDFSVNSETLDVEVLQPPQPKLSIGSEWKSFYQTEKVTLKCSVDKDSGEWGYEWQYPNEEDISLSGNTLSISSANVNHSGVYSCVRKHLTRKSVTERKSEELKLHINGTTPKLNIIKHQWFKPFYTGEKIQLDCNMTGVGWKYSWYKVTDSKQINTNSLAISSASVSDTSGYLCKAKRGDFSVDSETLEVQVQKRPGPHIQSEWAEAYIGEKMSMQCLNVPSMNELENWSFRWFKGSKEIVSNDGTYIKGNTLTLSVQSSHGGEYECQAKLKDRPVETAKSKTQQLTVHALSVPKLEFTTKLDDIMKGEMTLKCEISDGREWNYTWYENEKMLNFSESETLTVLGTEERIKSEFKCKGVRTERPHFTAESNVLVANNLIFKRQILLAISGCLVCCILILILGCIALKFMRKPVEKKDPTENDLFFKMTDSNNQTATPLKEYMDNTAIEIAECKEIEELLTNGASVTQEGDAIKDEPVDSPAAGTNGLTSFKGI; encoded by the exons ATGGAACATTTTATAATCGTCCTTTTGACAG caACAGTCTATACGCAAGTGACTGCTCAAAATACAA ACCCTCCACTTTCGATTTCCAAGCCCAGCATAAGTCGTGATCCTTCCCACACAGTGCTGTACAGCTCAGAGACGGTCACTCTGCACTGTCAGGTTTCTAATGGACCACCGGCTTTACAGTATGACTGGTACAAGGACTCGACTGATCTTAATCATCATGAGGGCAGCTTCAGTGCAGAAACGAGTGGAATCTATGAATGCAAGGCGAAAAAGGAATCTTCGGAGTCTGATAAAAGTGATACTTACACATTAGATCTGCAAG CCATCCCAACACCAACGCTGTCTAAACCAACATACACAGAAGTCTACACATCTGAAACGGTCAGTCTGAAGTGTGAGATTCAAGGCCGCACAGAGTCCTGGACTTATCAATGGTTAAAGAGTGGAGAGAAGCTACAAGAAACTACATCCCAATTAGTTATCCAGTCAGCAAAAACTGATCATTCTGGAGATTATAAATGCAAAGGAATTCTTCAAGGGAGAGTAGAGACTTCAGACAGTAATTCTGTTAAAGTTAACATTCACG CCATCCCAACACCAACGCTGTCTAAACCAACAAACAAAGAAGTCTACACAACTGAAAAGGTCAGTCTGAAGTGTGAGATTCAAGGCCGCACAGAGTCCTGGACTTATCAATGGTTTAAAGGTGGAGAGAAGCTACAAGAAACTACATCCAAATTAGATATCCAGTCAGCAAAAACTGATCATTCTGGAGATTATAAATGCAAAGGAAATCTTCAAGGGAGAGTAGAAACTTCAGACAGTAATTCTGTTAGAGTTAACATTCACA CCATCCCAACACCAACGCTGTCTAAACCAACATACACAGAAGTCTACACATCCGAAACGGTCAGTCTGAAGTGTGAAATTCCAGGCCGCACAGAGCACTGGAATTATCAATGGTTTAAAGGTGAAGAGAAGCTACAAGAAGCTAAATCACAATTAGATATCCGATCTGCAACAAAAGATGATTCTGGAGTTTATAAATGCAAAGGAATTCTTCAGGGGAGAGTAGAAACTCCAGAGAGTGATTCTGTTACAATCAACATTCATG AACCACCTCAACCGAAATTGTCAATTGAGTCTGAATGGAAATCCTTTTACCAAACTGAAAAAGTGACTCTGAAGTGTTCAGTTGATGGAGATTCAAATGAATGGAGCTATGAATGGCTCAAAGATGCAACGCAGCTTCCTAAAGATAAAGACGATGTTTCTTTATCTGGTAAAACACTCACAATAAGCTCAGCAAAAGCGATTCATTCAGGATTCTACACCTGCAAAGGAATACATCAGACGAGAAAACCAGTGACTACGATAGAAAGTGAAAAACTGCAGCTTCAAGTTGCAG GTGTGACACCAAAACCAGACATCAGAAAAAATCAATGGTTTAAGCCCTTCTACACCGGAGAAGAAATCCAGCTTGACTGTAGTATGAATGGTACTGGTTGGAAGTACAGCTGGCATAATGTCAAAGAATCAAAGCAAATGAACACAAATTCAGCCTTGACTATCGGCTCAGCATCAGTCTCTGACACCAGTGGATATCTCTGCAAAGCAAAGAGAGGAGACTTCTCAGTTAACAGTGAGACGTTAGATGTGGAAGTTCTAC AACCACCTCAGCCAAAACTGTCAATAGGGTCTGAATGGAAATCCTTTTACCAAACTGAAAAAGTCACTCTGAAGTGTTCAGTTGACAAAGATTCAGGTGAATGGGGCTATGAATGGCAGTATCCGAACGAAGAAGACATTTCTTTATCTGGTAACACTCTTTCAATCAGCTCAGCAAACGTGAATCATTCAGGAGTGTACAGCTGTGTAAGAAAACATCTGACGAGAAAATCAGTGACTGAAAGAAAAAGTGAAGAGTTGAAGCTTCATATTAATG GTACGACACCAAAACTAAACATCATAAAACATCAGTGGTTCAAGCCCTTCTACACTGGGGAGAAAATCCAGCTTGACTGTAATATGACTGGTGTTGGTTGGAAGTACAGCTGGTATAAAGTCACAGATTCAAAGCAAATAAATACCAATTCCTTGGCTATCAGCTCAGCATCAGTCTCTGACACAAGTGGATATCTCTGCAAAGCAAAGAGAGGAGACTTCTCAGTGGACAGTGAGACGCTAGAAGTGCAAGTTCAAA AGCGACCTGGACCACACATCCAGTCAGAATGGGCTGAAGCATATATTGGTGAAAAAATGTCTATGCAATGTTTGAATGTACCGTCTATGAATGAATTGGAAAACTGGAGCTTTAGGTGGTTCAAGGGTTCAAAGGAAATTGTATCCAATGATGGGACATACATAAAAGGAAACACTCTCACACTCTCAGTTCAGTCCAGTCATGGCGGGGAATATGAATGCCAAGCTAAGCTGAAGGATAGGCCGGTGGAAACTGCAAAAAGCAAAACACAACAGTTAACAGTTCATG CTCTTTCAGTTCCCAAACTGGAATTTACGACTAAACTGGATGACATCATGAAGGGTGAAATGACCCTCAAGTGTGAGATCTCCGATGGCAGAGAGTGGAACTACACCTGGTATGAGAATGAAAAGATGCTCAATTTCTCAGAATCAGAAACACTGACAGTGTTAGGAACCGAAGAAAGAATTAAAAGTGAGTTCAAATGCAAAGGAGTAAGGACGGAGAGACcacatttcactgctgaaagtaatGTCCTTGTGGCCAATAATTTAA TATTCAAGAGACAAATACTGCTGGCCATCTCTGGATGTCTTGTCTGCTGTATTTTAATCCTGATCCTTGGATGCATTGCTCTGAAATTTATGCGTAAACCag
- the zmp:0000001139 gene encoding basement membrane-specific heparan sulfate proteoglycan core protein isoform X1, giving the protein MEHFIIVLLTATVYTQVTAQNTNPPLSISKPSISRDPSHTVLYSSETVTLHCQVSNGPPALQYDWYKDSTDLNHHEGSFSAETSGIYECKAKKESSESDKSDTYTLDLQAIPTPTLSKPTYTEVYTSETVSLKCEIQGRTESWTYQWLKSGEKLQETTSQLVIQSAKTDHSGDYKCKGILQGRVETSDSNSVKVNIHAIPTPTLSKPTNKEVYTTEKVSLKCEIQGRTESWTYQWFKGGEKLQETTSKLDIQSAKTDHSGDYKCKGNLQGRVETSDSNSVRVNIHTIPTPMLSKPTYTELYTTEKVRLKCEIQGSTEHWNYQWFKGGEKLQETTSKLDIQSAKTDHSGTYKCKGNLQGRVETSDSNSVTVNINAIPTPTLSKPTYTEVYTSETVSLKCEIPGRTEHWNYQWFKGEEKLQEAKSQLDIRSATKDDSGVYKCKGILQGRVETPESDSVTINIHEPPQPKLSIESEWKSFYQTEKVTLKCSVDGDSNEWSYEWLKDATQLPKDKDDVSLSGKTLTISSAKAIHSGFYTCKGIHQTRKPVTTIESEKLQLQVAGVTPKPDIRKNQWFKPFYTGEEIQLDCSMNGTGWKYSWHNVKESKQMNTNSALTIGSASVSDTSGYLCKAKRGDFSVNSETLDVEVLQPPQPKLSIGSEWKSFYQTEKVTLKCSVDKDSGEWGYEWQYPNEEDISLSGNTLSISSANVNHSGVYSCVRKHLTRKSVTERKSEELKLHINGTTPKLNIIKHQWFKPFYTGEKIQLDCNMTGVGWKYSWYKVTDSKQINTNSLAISSASVSDTSGYLCKAKRGDFSVDSETLEVQVQKRPGPHIQSEWAEAYIGEKMSMQCLNVPSMNELENWSFRWFKGSKEIVSNDGTYIKGNTLTLSVQSSHGGEYECQAKLKDRPVETAKSKTQQLTVHALSVPKLEFTTKLDDIMKGEMTLKCEISDGREWNYTWYENEKMLNFSESETLTVLGTEERIKSEFKCKGVRTERPHFTAESNVLVANNLIFKRQILLAISGCLVCCILILILGCIALKFMRKPVEKKDPTENDLFFKMTDSNNQTATPLKEYMDNTAIEIAECKEIEELLTNGASVTQEGDAIKDEPVDSPAAGTNGLTSFKGI; this is encoded by the exons ATGGAACATTTTATAATCGTCCTTTTGACAG caACAGTCTATACGCAAGTGACTGCTCAAAATACAA ACCCTCCACTTTCGATTTCCAAGCCCAGCATAAGTCGTGATCCTTCCCACACAGTGCTGTACAGCTCAGAGACGGTCACTCTGCACTGTCAGGTTTCTAATGGACCACCGGCTTTACAGTATGACTGGTACAAGGACTCGACTGATCTTAATCATCATGAGGGCAGCTTCAGTGCAGAAACGAGTGGAATCTATGAATGCAAGGCGAAAAAGGAATCTTCGGAGTCTGATAAAAGTGATACTTACACATTAGATCTGCAAG CCATCCCAACACCAACGCTGTCTAAACCAACATACACAGAAGTCTACACATCTGAAACGGTCAGTCTGAAGTGTGAGATTCAAGGCCGCACAGAGTCCTGGACTTATCAATGGTTAAAGAGTGGAGAGAAGCTACAAGAAACTACATCCCAATTAGTTATCCAGTCAGCAAAAACTGATCATTCTGGAGATTATAAATGCAAAGGAATTCTTCAAGGGAGAGTAGAGACTTCAGACAGTAATTCTGTTAAAGTTAACATTCACG CCATCCCAACACCAACGCTGTCTAAACCAACAAACAAAGAAGTCTACACAACTGAAAAGGTCAGTCTGAAGTGTGAGATTCAAGGCCGCACAGAGTCCTGGACTTATCAATGGTTTAAAGGTGGAGAGAAGCTACAAGAAACTACATCCAAATTAGATATCCAGTCAGCAAAAACTGATCATTCTGGAGATTATAAATGCAAAGGAAATCTTCAAGGGAGAGTAGAAACTTCAGACAGTAATTCTGTTAGAGTTAACATTCACA CCATCCCAACACCAATGCTGTCTAAACCAACATACACAGAACTCTACACAACTGAAAAGGTCAGACTGAAGTGTGAGATTCAAGGCAGCACAGAGCACTGGAATTATCAATGGTTTAAAGGTGGAGAGAAGCTACAAGAAACTACATCCAAATTAGATATCCAGTCGGCAAAAACTGATCATTCTGGAACTTATAAATGCAAAGGAAATCTTCAAGGGAGAGTAGAGACTTCAGACAGTAATTCTGTTACAGTTAACATTAATG CCATCCCAACACCAACGCTGTCTAAACCAACATACACAGAAGTCTACACATCCGAAACGGTCAGTCTGAAGTGTGAAATTCCAGGCCGCACAGAGCACTGGAATTATCAATGGTTTAAAGGTGAAGAGAAGCTACAAGAAGCTAAATCACAATTAGATATCCGATCTGCAACAAAAGATGATTCTGGAGTTTATAAATGCAAAGGAATTCTTCAGGGGAGAGTAGAAACTCCAGAGAGTGATTCTGTTACAATCAACATTCATG AACCACCTCAACCGAAATTGTCAATTGAGTCTGAATGGAAATCCTTTTACCAAACTGAAAAAGTGACTCTGAAGTGTTCAGTTGATGGAGATTCAAATGAATGGAGCTATGAATGGCTCAAAGATGCAACGCAGCTTCCTAAAGATAAAGACGATGTTTCTTTATCTGGTAAAACACTCACAATAAGCTCAGCAAAAGCGATTCATTCAGGATTCTACACCTGCAAAGGAATACATCAGACGAGAAAACCAGTGACTACGATAGAAAGTGAAAAACTGCAGCTTCAAGTTGCAG GTGTGACACCAAAACCAGACATCAGAAAAAATCAATGGTTTAAGCCCTTCTACACCGGAGAAGAAATCCAGCTTGACTGTAGTATGAATGGTACTGGTTGGAAGTACAGCTGGCATAATGTCAAAGAATCAAAGCAAATGAACACAAATTCAGCCTTGACTATCGGCTCAGCATCAGTCTCTGACACCAGTGGATATCTCTGCAAAGCAAAGAGAGGAGACTTCTCAGTTAACAGTGAGACGTTAGATGTGGAAGTTCTAC AACCACCTCAGCCAAAACTGTCAATAGGGTCTGAATGGAAATCCTTTTACCAAACTGAAAAAGTCACTCTGAAGTGTTCAGTTGACAAAGATTCAGGTGAATGGGGCTATGAATGGCAGTATCCGAACGAAGAAGACATTTCTTTATCTGGTAACACTCTTTCAATCAGCTCAGCAAACGTGAATCATTCAGGAGTGTACAGCTGTGTAAGAAAACATCTGACGAGAAAATCAGTGACTGAAAGAAAAAGTGAAGAGTTGAAGCTTCATATTAATG GTACGACACCAAAACTAAACATCATAAAACATCAGTGGTTCAAGCCCTTCTACACTGGGGAGAAAATCCAGCTTGACTGTAATATGACTGGTGTTGGTTGGAAGTACAGCTGGTATAAAGTCACAGATTCAAAGCAAATAAATACCAATTCCTTGGCTATCAGCTCAGCATCAGTCTCTGACACAAGTGGATATCTCTGCAAAGCAAAGAGAGGAGACTTCTCAGTGGACAGTGAGACGCTAGAAGTGCAAGTTCAAA AGCGACCTGGACCACACATCCAGTCAGAATGGGCTGAAGCATATATTGGTGAAAAAATGTCTATGCAATGTTTGAATGTACCGTCTATGAATGAATTGGAAAACTGGAGCTTTAGGTGGTTCAAGGGTTCAAAGGAAATTGTATCCAATGATGGGACATACATAAAAGGAAACACTCTCACACTCTCAGTTCAGTCCAGTCATGGCGGGGAATATGAATGCCAAGCTAAGCTGAAGGATAGGCCGGTGGAAACTGCAAAAAGCAAAACACAACAGTTAACAGTTCATG CTCTTTCAGTTCCCAAACTGGAATTTACGACTAAACTGGATGACATCATGAAGGGTGAAATGACCCTCAAGTGTGAGATCTCCGATGGCAGAGAGTGGAACTACACCTGGTATGAGAATGAAAAGATGCTCAATTTCTCAGAATCAGAAACACTGACAGTGTTAGGAACCGAAGAAAGAATTAAAAGTGAGTTCAAATGCAAAGGAGTAAGGACGGAGAGACcacatttcactgctgaaagtaatGTCCTTGTGGCCAATAATTTAA TATTCAAGAGACAAATACTGCTGGCCATCTCTGGATGTCTTGTCTGCTGTATTTTAATCCTGATCCTTGGATGCATTGCTCTGAAATTTATGCGTAAACCag